The genomic window GAACTATATAATCTTGTAAGCATCATACTTACTCTTTCATACGCTTCTCTCATCTCTTTAAAAGTGTTCTCATCTAAATATCCCAAATCTTTGGATAGCATAAGCTGATATTTCATCTCTCCGCAAGAACCTCTCGATATGCTGACGAAATGTCTATATTCATTCGTGCTAATGCGGTGGGCTCCCTCCATCAGATTCATACAAATTGATGCTGATGCTCTCTTCATTTGAGATGTTAACCCAAATCGTTCAACATCAGGGTAGTTTGTAGTAATTTGATAAATCTTCAGAGCCATCTCGTGAGCAAGTTTAAAAACATCTAAATCTTCTACTTTTTTCATATTTTCTCTCCTTTTACGGTCACGGGTCCCGGACACGGACACGACTTACGGGATAAGCC from bacterium includes these protein-coding regions:
- a CDS encoding four helix bundle protein; the protein is MKKVEDLDVFKLAHEMALKIYQITTNYPDVERFGLTSQMKRASASICMNLMEGAHRISTNEYRHFVSISRGSCGEMKYQLMLSKDLGYLDENTFKEMREAYERVSMMLTRLYSSLK